In Treponema bryantii, the following proteins share a genomic window:
- a CDS encoding HU family DNA-binding protein, translating into MNERKTKKDIVESICNDYSFDKNTVSELYSIIFNKVKEELCEGNTVMVMDFGLFELKYRKGKSVRNPKNGEMLSYDSHYNVSFKPGKELKEKLRQL; encoded by the coding sequence ATGAATGAAAGAAAAACAAAAAAAGATATCGTTGAATCTATCTGCAATGATTATTCCTTTGATAAAAATACTGTATCAGAATTATATTCTATAATTTTTAATAAGGTAAAAGAAGAACTTTGTGAGGGCAATACAGTAATGGTCATGGACTTTGGCCTTTTTGAATTGAAGTATAGAAAGGGAAAGAGTGTCCGGAATCCCAAAAATGGAGAAATGCTTTCTTATGATTCTCATTATAATGTAAGTTTCAAACCTGGTAAGGAATTAAAAGAGAAATTAAGACAGCTATAA
- a CDS encoding ParB/RepB/Spo0J family partition protein — MAKLDFSKKPQNIGVKVEKKETVKFDSADINRVVKIPTNLIDIGENIRNEKNDAELEELAESIKEYGQLEPVIVYKEGERYTVKVGSRRTKACMVYDIPTVDCIIAEHAWKDEKERIILQAIENEHRINMSTKERETYIKKLQDMGMSNVEIAAALHKPKSMITEALKALEAREENADIFENLEGEATSRSAYDFGNLSEEQKEKVKAETKEKGNTASAFQKAVKAEKERIKNKEKKEPEISNDEVNEMFDIDSDDSDISDNVVFDDDEESENPKEVSLGINLNYSINETDKVFKWTSNKKEFNSKVEKFIINQIENFYLEEGYTIG; from the coding sequence ATGGCAAAGCTTGATTTTAGTAAGAAACCTCAGAATATTGGTGTAAAGGTTGAAAAGAAAGAAACTGTAAAATTTGATTCTGCAGATATCAATAGAGTTGTAAAGATTCCAACTAATCTTATTGATATTGGAGAGAATATTCGTAATGAAAAAAATGATGCAGAACTTGAAGAACTTGCAGAATCTATTAAAGAGTATGGTCAACTTGAACCGGTAATTGTATATAAAGAAGGTGAACGCTATACCGTAAAAGTTGGTTCACGAAGAACCAAAGCCTGTATGGTTTATGATATTCCAACTGTTGATTGTATTATTGCAGAACATGCCTGGAAAGATGAAAAAGAGAGAATTATTCTTCAGGCTATTGAAAATGAACACCGCATCAATATGTCTACAAAAGAACGAGAAACCTATATCAAAAAGTTACAGGATATGGGAATGTCTAATGTAGAAATTGCAGCAGCTTTACATAAGCCAAAAAGCATGATTACAGAAGCTCTTAAAGCTCTTGAGGCACGTGAAGAAAATGCAGATATTTTTGAAAATCTTGAAGGTGAGGCTACAAGCCGTTCCGCTTATGATTTTGGTAATCTCAGCGAAGAACAAAAAGAGAAAGTAAAAGCTGAAACTAAAGAAAAGGGAAATACAGCATCTGCATTCCAGAAGGCTGTAAAAGCTGAAAAAGAAAGGATTAAGAATAAAGAGAAAAAAGAGCCTGAAATCAGTAATGATGAAGTTAATGAAATGTTTGATATTGATTCAGATGATTCTGATATTTCTGATAATGTTGTATTTGACGATGATGAAGAATCTGAAAATCCAAAAGAAGTTTCTCTTGGAATTAATTTAAACTATTCTATAAATGAAACTGATAAAGTTTTCAAATGGACAAGCAACAAAAAAGAATTTAATTCAAAAGTTGAAAAGTTCATTATTAATCAGATTGAAAACTTTTATCTGGAAGAAGGTTATACTATTGGATAA
- a CDS encoding AAA family ATPase has protein sequence MKTISIYMQAGGVGKTSFTVMLAYELAKNGKVLIIDADQQSNTTLQFVKDFGTVQYVIDNPELIKKCCTINDIESENIIEELNNISDFCNEYIYEGSQGIKVSDFFSNEDILNEYCEKFERDSEVLKELYKMISKFATKNCRDFVSVLREDAELEDAILEVRSESESLKGLYILPSRNTNTKLQNFYESGDFRDEPEIIPRILKEAEKLGFEYVFFDLPPTFGWAQKILLSYCDIIIPIINPDEKSIDGLMQFNEHMDKLKKEYKGKFTETNLLIINREKKDNKVHQHWIEVLKNSPYTIFEFPDSNSITSAASQKLVLQEWQKSSKLCTTIKELADEVIKGE, from the coding sequence ATGAAAACAATAAGTATTTACATGCAAGCTGGCGGAGTAGGTAAGACCTCTTTCACTGTTATGCTTGCCTATGAATTAGCAAAAAATGGAAAAGTATTGATTATTGATGCAGACCAGCAGAGTAATACAACTCTTCAGTTTGTAAAAGATTTTGGTACAGTTCAGTACGTAATAGATAATCCTGAGCTTATAAAAAAATGCTGTACGATTAATGATATTGAAAGTGAAAACATTATTGAAGAATTAAATAATATATCGGATTTTTGCAATGAATATATTTATGAAGGAAGTCAGGGAATTAAGGTTTCTGATTTCTTCAGTAATGAAGATATTCTTAATGAATATTGTGAAAAGTTTGAAAGAGATAGTGAAGTTCTAAAAGAACTTTATAAAATGATTTCAAAATTTGCCACAAAGAATTGCAGAGATTTTGTTTCAGTTCTTAGAGAAGATGCCGAACTTGAAGACGCAATCCTTGAAGTTCGTTCAGAATCTGAAAGTCTTAAAGGACTTTATATCCTTCCATCAAGAAATACAAATACAAAACTTCAGAACTTCTATGAAAGCGGTGATTTCCGTGATGAACCGGAAATTATTCCTCGTATCCTTAAAGAAGCTGAGAAACTTGGTTTTGAATATGTTTTCTTTGATTTACCACCAACTTTCGGTTGGGCCCAGAAAATCTTACTTTCTTACTGTGATATTATTATTCCTATCATTAATCCTGATGAAAAGTCTATTGATGGACTTATGCAGTTTAATGAACATATGGATAAGCTTAAAAAAGAATATAAAGGTAAGTTTACAGAAACTAATTTACTTATCATTAATCGAGAAAAGAAAGACAATAAAGTACATCAGCATTGGATCGAAGTCTTGAAAAACTCACCTTATACAATCTTTGAATTCCCGGATTCTAACAGTATTACAAGTGCTGCTAGCCAAAAGTTAGTGCTTCAGGAATGGCAAAAATCAAGTAAACTTTGTACAACAATCAAAGAACTTGCTGATGAAGTTATAAAAGGAGAATAG
- a CDS encoding VirB3 family type IV secretion system protein — MADTEKITDYSYPVHRSIMKRQLIMGVPLIPLVIIVLATIIIVLDFKLWIILPFSAILIYIMKEITKKDEYLLEIFLNSLLEPDHLE; from the coding sequence ATGGCAGATACTGAAAAAATTACTGATTACAGTTATCCGGTTCATAGAAGTATTATGAAAAGACAATTAATTATGGGAGTGCCTTTAATACCTCTCGTAATAATTGTCTTGGCAACCATCATAATTGTTTTAGACTTCAAACTTTGGATAATACTTCCGTTCAGTGCAATCTTAATTTACATAATGAAAGAAATAACCAAAAAGGATGAATACTTATTGGAAATATTTCTTAATTCATTACTCGAACCAGACCACCTCGAATAA
- a CDS encoding TrbC/VirB2 family protein, which translates to MTAKKKLLSVLFLAFVCASNIFAAGNGALSSIEKVFGTLYWFFSSTYMVVICTVGLVIIAVQMITNRGEPVVMKKLVPWGAAVLIIGSASFICNLFFKPSGKFAVDKLTSGEYTFDSWDSGSSPSRP; encoded by the coding sequence ATGACTGCTAAAAAAAAGTTATTAAGTGTTTTGTTCTTAGCTTTTGTATGTGCATCAAATATTTTTGCTGCAGGTAACGGAGCTTTGAGTTCAATTGAGAAAGTGTTTGGTACACTTTATTGGTTTTTCAGCTCAACCTACATGGTTGTAATCTGTACTGTTGGTCTTGTAATCATTGCTGTTCAAATGATCACAAACAGAGGTGAGCCTGTTGTTATGAAGAAACTTGTTCCTTGGGGAGCAGCAGTTTTAATCATCGGAAGTGCATCATTTATTTGTAACCTCTTCTTCAAACCTTCTGGAAAGTTTGCAGTTGATAAATTGACTTCTGGCGAGTATACCTTTGATTCTTGGGATTCAGGTTCCAGCCCTTCAAGACCGTAA
- a CDS encoding ATPase, T2SS/T4P/T4SS family: MQNTESELVRREKEAILYSLASLKPFFEDPNVTDIFVDNGNVSVKEFGKELHDVNITLSNQQCKNIIVQIANHMGITIDYINYPVLEGTVPYYDARITGILNWVKNPFITIRKRPTVIYTFDDYVKNKQCSQENIDKIKHFIKFRKNILISGGTGSGKTTFTNACIKQMEEYTPNARFFIVEDNAELQTTAKYAQKLTIKTEEAMSAIKLSLRCSPDRIIFGEIRDGDVLWSLLDGFNTGHPGGISTIHANSAQGTLKRMRTLLTQAHKPDVPVDGLIDLIVHLSRSEETGIVVDEILETNNHDLY; encoded by the coding sequence ATGCAGAATACAGAATCAGAATTAGTCAGACGAGAAAAAGAGGCAATTCTTTATTCTCTTGCATCCTTGAAACCTTTTTTTGAAGATCCGAATGTTACAGATATTTTCGTGGATAACGGAAATGTCTCTGTAAAAGAATTTGGAAAAGAGCTGCATGATGTAAATATTACTCTGTCTAATCAGCAATGTAAGAATATTATCGTACAGATTGCAAATCACATGGGGATTACAATTGATTATATAAATTATCCGGTCCTTGAAGGAACAGTACCTTATTACGATGCCCGAATTACTGGTATTTTAAATTGGGTAAAAAATCCTTTCATTACAATCCGAAAGAGACCAACTGTTATTTATACCTTTGATGATTATGTAAAAAATAAACAGTGTTCTCAGGAAAACATTGATAAAATTAAGCACTTCATAAAGTTCCGCAAGAATATCCTGATCAGTGGTGGTACTGGCTCTGGTAAGACTACATTTACAAACGCTTGTATCAAGCAGATGGAAGAATATACTCCTAACGCAAGATTCTTTATTGTTGAGGATAATGCGGAATTACAGACTACGGCAAAATATGCTCAAAAGCTTACAATCAAAACAGAGGAAGCTATGAGTGCAATCAAGCTTTCTCTTCGCTGTAGTCCAGACCGTATTATCTTTGGTGAGATTCGTGACGGAGATGTTCTTTGGAGTTTGCTCGATGGATTCAATACCGGACACCCAGGCGGAATATCTACAATTCATGCTAACAGTGCTCAGGGAACACTTAAGAGAATGAGAACTCTTTTAACACAAGCTCATAAGCCAGATGTTCCGGTTGATGGACTTATTGATTTAATAGTTCATTTAAGCCGTTCTGAAGAAACAGGTATTGTTGTTGATGAAATCCTTGAAACAAATAATCATGACCTATATTAA
- a CDS encoding relaxase/mobilization nuclease domain-containing protein, which yields MRPLPNLVYINTHEIDIGFKPKNSHRKAKKEGVGQGRGSHAHKSFSKSGFSVAANFTAGKAQKCITRMSFRTSAKLHLKNLEYIQKEGKSMDGTKPVLYGSDSEDYYRENMDEKNWRIIISPESNDVDLTLLTREFVNRLEKYSGYKFTWVAANHYDTNNHHTHLLINGIDKNGRDVNFLPKGSYPKICSNIAKELCTQMIGYKTNEQIKKEKEKSAVASRVTALDHKLERYISDNKMDKSYMNDRDAILLNTRLEYLKTLDLCSFDKNTRTFTFKNDWIEELKKLAKYNMYYDGFKYADCPRDKYTLHKVSENGEIEGKILHKYIRQKDSNNFALIIKKNDGSVGFVPLSFYPTDCRVGDEVKIVLKNQKTYINKLHHKK from the coding sequence ATGAGACCATTACCAAACCTTGTATATATTAATACTCATGAAATAGACATTGGATTTAAGCCAAAGAATTCTCACCGAAAAGCTAAAAAAGAGGGAGTAGGGCAGGGTAGGGGAAGTCATGCTCATAAAAGTTTTTCAAAATCCGGATTTTCAGTTGCTGCTAATTTCACTGCTGGTAAAGCTCAAAAATGTATTACAAGAATGTCTTTTAGAACAAGTGCAAAATTGCATCTGAAAAATCTTGAATATATTCAGAAGGAAGGAAAGAGCATGGATGGTACAAAGCCTGTTCTTTACGGAAGTGATTCTGAAGATTATTACAGAGAAAACATGGATGAAAAAAATTGGCGAATTATAATTAGTCCTGAAAGCAATGATGTTGATCTTACTCTCCTTACAAGAGAATTTGTAAATCGACTTGAAAAATACAGCGGATATAAATTCACCTGGGTAGCCGCCAATCATTATGATACTAATAATCATCATACTCATTTACTCATTAATGGAATCGATAAAAACGGAAGGGATGTAAATTTTCTTCCTAAAGGTAGTTATCCGAAAATCTGTTCGAATATTGCCAAAGAATTATGTACCCAAATGATAGGTTATAAAACCAATGAACAGATAAAAAAAGAAAAAGAAAAATCAGCAGTTGCATCCAGAGTAACAGCTCTGGACCATAAACTTGAAAGATACATCAGCGATAACAAGATGGATAAGAGTTATATGAATGACCGTGATGCAATTCTTTTAAATACAAGGCTTGAATATCTGAAAACTCTTGATTTATGCAGCTTTGATAAAAATACAAGAACTTTTACTTTTAAGAATGATTGGATCGAAGAACTAAAAAAGCTTGCAAAATATAATATGTACTATGATGGATTTAAATATGCAGATTGTCCACGTGATAAATATACTTTGCATAAGGTCTCTGAAAATGGAGAGATTGAAGGAAAGATTCTTCACAAATATATCAGACAGAAAGACTCAAATAACTTCGCTCTTATTATTAAAAAGAATGATGGTAGTGTAGGCTTTGTGCCTCTTTCTTTTTATCCGACGGACTGTAGGGTAGGGGATGAAGTAAAAATTGTATTGAAAAACCAGAAAACCTACATCAATAAATTACATCATAAAAAATAA
- a CDS encoding single-stranded DNA-binding protein, with product MLFQNYVNIEGFLSSNVEINEKNGKKYARFSVCYNESYYDESSNEWKSVPNFFNCVAFDKAAEKLTKYEKGMPVSVIGKLISSQYKDGEVTRYSVSIKVSAVRKFELDANEKTETSESADGASKAFDVF from the coding sequence ATGCTTTTTCAAAACTATGTGAACATTGAAGGGTTTCTTTCTTCAAATGTTGAAATCAATGAAAAGAACGGGAAAAAATATGCTCGTTTTTCGGTATGCTATAACGAAAGTTATTATGATGAATCTAGTAATGAATGGAAATCTGTCCCAAACTTTTTTAATTGTGTAGCTTTTGACAAGGCTGCTGAAAAGCTTACCAAATATGAAAAAGGAATGCCTGTATCTGTAATCGGTAAGCTTATTTCTTCTCAGTACAAGGATGGAGAAGTTACAAGATATTCTGTATCAATCAAAGTTTCTGCGGTTAGAAAATTTGAGCTTGATGCAAATGAGAAAACAGAAACTTCCGAATCTGCAGATGGAGCATCAAAAGCTTTTGATGTATTCTAA
- a CDS encoding single-stranded DNA-binding protein, whose translation MFFQNYITIEGRLTRKPELQTSKNGKDYCRFSICYNQQKKNKETDEYESIPHFFNCVAFNYNAKTVANMNKGDPVNVSGKLQFSQWEDSQGGRNTSVTILAENLKKLVIEKHNKSDKATPEPNTRAAEPLTDLEKYEDEIPF comes from the coding sequence ATGTTTTTTCAGAACTATATAACAATCGAAGGAAGACTTACAAGAAAGCCAGAGTTACAGACAAGCAAGAACGGAAAGGATTATTGCCGTTTTTCAATCTGCTATAACCAACAGAAAAAGAACAAGGAAACTGATGAATATGAATCAATTCCTCATTTTTTCAATTGTGTAGCCTTTAACTACAATGCAAAAACTGTAGCAAATATGAATAAAGGTGACCCTGTAAACGTAAGCGGAAAATTACAGTTTTCACAATGGGAAGATAGTCAAGGCGGTCGTAATACTTCCGTTACAATCCTTGCAGAAAACTTGAAGAAACTTGTAATTGAAAAACATAACAAGTCAGACAAGGCAACTCCCGAACCAAACACAAGAGCAGCAGAACCTTTGACAGACTTGGAAAAATATGAGGATGAAATTCCGTTCTAA